One window from the genome of Phycisphaeraceae bacterium encodes:
- a CDS encoding ankyrin repeat domain-containing protein, translating into MSSDALAWMKCAVESCDERLLIDALNCASPEEIKESSWLFYECIRAKWPEGVRALADAGVPTTRAMDSLHTPLSYAARQSDIKSLGWLLAAGADPNGSVEDGVEELSVLSSAMGQPLESQLVSLLLAAGSDPSDPRQRGHLLLGRAWSGETVRLLISNGVTLGRDGEPIDGKGGMTISALQELVRQGVSPHDLGRDGKSLVERLRVRVERLSRLGDRESVFRESVFVDYLEGRRPCEQDVVPQGASPKLAAPEDWVRAAIDARDPELLSSALACICMPPPPKIGRAFAVQAVEVDWPVGIRMLAERGVPVRHDSAIAAAIRLDRAECLRILLDTPSEIADQASLVRMLQNLAIDRAGGHKVTAILLEFWQQRSDVPPRPLLLDWFDRAVDSRVAQLLLSAMLQSAADWEGIEWPSHVRSAVHRGPSFVRLLKELSANEHAAALRAELDRAATEEARQQRLQPRSNDGGKSTRQLGVDALLGFGPCRVSK; encoded by the coding sequence ATGTCGAGCGACGCGCTGGCGTGGATGAAGTGTGCGGTCGAGTCCTGCGACGAACGCCTGCTGATTGACGCACTTAACTGCGCCTCGCCAGAGGAGATCAAAGAGAGTTCCTGGTTGTTCTACGAGTGCATTCGCGCGAAGTGGCCGGAGGGTGTGCGAGCGTTGGCGGACGCTGGTGTTCCCACAACGCGTGCGATGGACTCGCTTCACACCCCACTGTCCTACGCCGCTCGCCAGAGCGACATCAAGAGTCTCGGTTGGCTGCTCGCAGCAGGCGCAGATCCGAACGGAAGTGTCGAGGACGGAGTCGAGGAGCTGTCAGTTCTTAGTAGTGCCATGGGGCAGCCACTGGAGAGCCAATTGGTCAGCTTGCTCTTGGCTGCGGGTTCCGACCCCAGCGACCCTCGGCAGAGGGGTCATCTTCTCCTCGGGCGTGCGTGGTCGGGGGAGACCGTGCGGCTCTTGATCTCAAATGGCGTCACGCTGGGCCGCGATGGGGAGCCGATCGACGGCAAAGGTGGTATGACAATCTCGGCGCTCCAAGAACTTGTGCGTCAAGGTGTCAGTCCACATGATCTCGGAAGGGACGGAAAGTCGCTAGTGGAACGACTGCGTGTGAGGGTGGAACGCCTCAGTCGTTTGGGTGATAGGGAGAGCGTGTTTCGAGAAAGCGTGTTTGTTGACTACTTGGAAGGCAGACGGCCGTGCGAACAGGATGTGGTGCCGCAGGGTGCCTCTCCGAAGTTGGCGGCACCCGAGGATTGGGTGCGCGCAGCGATTGACGCAAGGGATCCAGAGCTTCTCAGTAGCGCCCTAGCGTGCATTTGCATGCCGCCACCACCGAAGATTGGGCGCGCGTTCGCAGTGCAAGCGGTCGAGGTCGATTGGCCGGTTGGAATCCGCATGCTCGCGGAAAGGGGTGTACCGGTAAGGCATGATTCAGCAATCGCCGCTGCGATCAGGCTTGATCGCGCAGAATGCCTACGGATCCTCTTGGATACGCCGAGTGAGATTGCTGACCAAGCCTCTCTCGTGCGGATGCTCCAGAACCTCGCGATCGACCGAGCCGGAGGCCACAAAGTCACCGCGATTCTGCTGGAATTTTGGCAGCAGCGCTCCGATGTTCCACCGCGTCCACTGCTTTTGGACTGGTTTGACCGGGCGGTCGATTCGCGCGTCGCACAACTGTTGTTGTCGGCGATGCTGCAGAGCGCGGCGGATTGGGAGGGCATTGAATGGCCGTCTCATGTCCGGTCGGCGGTCCATCGGGGGCCATCGTTTGTGAGGCTCCTGAAGGAGTTGTCTGCCAACGAGCATGCCGCAGCCCTGAGGGCGGAGCTCGACCGCGCCGCTACCGAGGAGGCTCGCCAACAGCGTCTGCAACCGCGAAGTAACGATGGAGGCAAGTCAACGCGCCAACTGGGAGTTGACGCACTTCTCGGGTTCGGACCCTGTCGAGTGAGCAAGTGA